The Gammaproteobacteria bacterium nucleotide sequence TGACGCCGTCGTCCGCCGCCACCACCAGAATGACGATATCGGTGATCTGTGCACCACGGGCACGCATGGCGCTGAACGCGGCGTGGCCGGGCGTATCCAGGAAGGTAATGGTCCCGCGCGGCGTATCGACGTGATAGGCGCCGACATGCTGCGTAATGCCACCCGCCTCGCCGGACGCAACCTTGGTACGGCGGATGTAGTCGAGCAGCGAGGTCTTGCCGTGATCGACGTGGCCCATGATGGTGACCACCGGTGAACGCGCCACCTGCTCGCCTTCGGTTTCGCCGCTCAGCACCAGCTGCGCTTCGAGTTCGTTCTCCTTGAGCAGCTTGACCTTGTGGCCCATATCCTCGACGAGGATCGCGGCAGTCTCCTGATCCAGTGTCTGATTGATGGTGACCATGGTCCCCATCTTCATCAAGGCCTTGATCAGGTCGGCGGCCTTGAGCGACATCTTCTGAGCGAGTTCGCTCACGGAGATGCTCTCCGGAATCGTGACCTCACGGATCACCGGCGCGGTCGGCCGTTCGAAGCCGTGGCGATCCGAGCCCGCGAGACTCACGCCACGCGTGGGTGCGCGTTTCTTCTTGCGGCGGCCGGCCATGTCGGCCGCCACATGCAGTTCCTTGCGGCCGTAGCGACTGCGGCGGTCCTCGTCTGCCCCGGTGCGCTTGGCCTTGCGGCCGCCAGCCTTTTCCTTTTCTTTTTCCTTCTCGGCCGCTTCCTTGACGCGTGCCTCCTCTTCCGCTTTCAGACGTGCCGCTTCGTCGGCGAGATGGCGCTCCAGTTCAGTCTTGCGCGAGGTCTCCTCAGTAGACTTGGTCAGCGCGACCTCGTCGCGAGCGCGTTGTTCGGCCTCCTCCTGCTCGCGGCGGCGCTGCTCCTCAGCATTCCGACGTGCCTCTTCGGCGGCGCGTTGCTCGGCCTCCTCCTGCTCAAGACGCGCACGCTCGGCGGCCTCTTCGTCGATGCGCTTCTGTTCCTCGGCGACGACGGCGCTGCGCTTCACATAGGTGCGCTTGCGGCGCACCTCGACGGCCACCGTCTTGGTAGCTGCGGTACGACCCTGGCCGGTGGGAACCTTGAGTTCGCTGTGCGTCTTGCGGCGCAGTGTGATCTTCTTCGGCTCGGCAACCATGATGGGTTCGCCCGCCGCCTTGCCGTGGCTCTTACGCAGGAAGGTCAGCAACTCCAGCTTTTCCTCTTCATTGATGGTTTCATCGGCGCTGGATTTTTGCAGCCCGGCGTCACCCAGCTGCGCCAACAGGCGATCGACCGGGATACCGACGACTTCTGCAAATTGCTTGACTGTGACTTCCGACATTGTATTTCTGCTCCTGGAGGAATCAGCCCTGCTGCTCTTCCGCAAACCAGGGTGCGCGCGCTGCCATGATCAGCGCGGCGGCGCGATCCTCGTCCATACCTTCGATATCCATCAGCTCATCAACTGCCAATTCGGCCAGATCCTCCTGGGTGACCACACCGCGGCTGGCCAGCGTGTGTGCTAGTTTGGGGTCCATGCCATCCAGATTGAGAAGATCCTCGGCTGGCCCGCTGTCACCCAGTGATTCCTGGACGATGGCACGGGTCAGCAGCACGTCACGGGCTCGTCCGCGCAGCTCATCGACCATGTCCTCGTCGAATTCTTCAACCTCGAGCAGCTCGGCGGCCGGCACATAGGCGACCTCCTCGATACTGGAGAAGCCCTCCTGCACCAGGATCACAGCGAGATCCTCGTCGACGTCCAACTGCTCCATGAACAGCTGCTGCAGCGACTGGGCCTCGGCCTCGCTCTTCTGCTCGGCCTGCTGCTCGGTCATCACATTCAGCTCCCACCCGGTGAGTTGGCTGGCCAGGCGCACGTTCTGACCACCGCGGCCGATGGCCTGCGACAGCTGCTCCTCGGCAATGGCCAGATCCATGCTGTGTTCGTCCTCGTCCACCACGATCGACATGACTTCGGCTGGCGACATGGCGTTGATGACGAACTGCGCGGCATTCTCATTCCACAGGATGATGTCAATGCGCTCGCCAGCGAGTTCGTTCGATACCGCCTGCACGCGCGAGCCGCGCATACCGACACAGGCGCCGACCGGATCGATGCGCGGATCGTTCGACTTCACCGCGATCTTGGCGCGCAGGCCGGGGTCGCGCGCGGCACCGAGGATCTCGATCAGGCCCTGGCCGATCTCCGGCACCTCGATCTTGAACAGCTCGATGAGAAACTGCGGAGCGACACGGGTGACGAACAGCTGCGGACCGCGCGGTTCCGAGCGTACGTCCCTGAGGTAGCCGCGCAAGCGGTCACCGAGACGCACGGATTCGCGCGGGATCATGTCTTCGCGTGCCACCAGGGCCTCGGCGTTGCCACCGAGATCGAGATAGACGTTGCCGCGCTCGACGCGCTTGACGATGCCGGTCACCAGGTCGCCGATGCGATCGGAGTAGGCCTCGACGACCTGCTCACGCTCGGCCTCGCGCACCTTCTGGACGATCACCTGCTTAGCGGTCTGGGCGGCGATACGGCCGAAGGCCTCGGAGGGAATCGGCTCCTCGATGTATTCACCGACCTGGATACCAGGGCGCAGCTGCTGGGCACGTGCGTACAAGACCTGACGATCCGGGGATTCGAATTCTTCATCCTCGTCGTCCACCACCAGCCAGCGGCGGAAGGTGTCGTAATCACCAGTCTGGCGGTCGATCTGCACGCGCGCGTCGATCTCGCCACCATGGCGCTTCTTGGTGGCAGAGGCAAGGGCCGCCTCGATCGCCTCGAAGATCACATCTTTATCGACGCCCTTTTCGTTGGAAACCGCGTCGGCTACGAGAAGAATTTCTTTGTTCATGACCACCTGCCTCCCATTACGGAAGCGCTAAAGATCCGGGACCAACCGGGCCTGCTCCACCTGATCCAATGACAGACTGACCCGTGTGCCATCCTGCTGTTCGATCACCACCTGCTGCTCGTGCAACCCCTGCAACAGGCCTTTGAAGTTGCGTTGTCCGTCTACCGGGAAGCGCGTACGCAGCTTCACCTCGCGGCCGGTGAAACGCTCGAAATCCTGTGCCTGAAACAGCGGCCGGTCCAATCCCGGCGACGACACCTCCAGGGTGTAGTTCCCCGGCACCGGGTCCTCGACGTCGAGCAGACCGCTGACCTGATAGCTCACGGCCGAGCAGTCGTCGATGGTCACGCCCCCGGGCTTGTCGATATATACCCGTAGCAATCCGTGCTTGCCGCTGGGGCGGTATTCGATACCAACCAGTTCGCAAGCCAGCGCGGTGACCGCCGGTTCCAGCAACACCCGCAGATTGAAAGGATCCTGCCGCATTCACCCACCCGGAAACAAAAAATGGGCCCGAGGCCCACTTCAAGTCCTGCACAACCCCGGCCCCGGAAGCAGCGCCCCGCGGCGGGATCCCAGGTCGTTTCCAGGCGTTGCACGCACTTTCATCCGTCGCCGACCCACATCCGCCCCTTGCAGGAGGGTCATGCCCGGCGCCAAGCAACCGTCCGCAGGTCAAACCGAGAATCCCGCGGCGCCGCGTATTATAGGTTGCCACCGATCGAGCCGCAACCGTCGGTTTCGGTCTCAGAATCCGCCGCACCTGCCGCCCCTTGTGGCGCGCCGTGTTTTCGCTGACCATGACGACCCACCACAACCCAGCGCCGCGATTTTCGTTCACCACGAGCAACACCCATGCACTGCCGACCGAGCCCGTCCCGATCACGCGCACGCCGTAACCCGCTACAATGGCTGCGGGTGTGGTTGCTGGCCGGCCTCACCGGACTGCTGGCCGTCGCCCCCGCCTGGGCCCAGACGCCGCACGAGTCGGACGAGATCTGGCTGGAGGTCGACACCAGCCAGCTGCTGCTCCGCATCATGCGGGGCGATCAGATCCTGCACACCTTCGAAGATATCGCCATCGGCCGTTACGGCACCACCCGTGACAAACGGCGCCTCGACGGCCGGACACCCTTGGGCGAATTCCGCATCAGCCGAATCAATAACGAGTCGTCTTTCCGCCGCTTCTATGGCTTCGACTATCCACATCTGGAGCAGGCCGAACGCGCGCTACAGGCAGGTGATCTCGATCCGTCCGCCTACGTCGCCATCCGCAACGCCGTGCGCAGCCGCCGGCTTCCGCCCCAGACCACCGTACTGGGCGGCTATCTGGGTATCCACGGCCTCGGCACCGGCGACCCCGAGGTGCACGAGAACTTCAATTGGACCAACGGCTGTATCGCCCTTACCAATGAACAGATCGACCGCCTGGCCGAGTGGGTGGGCCTCGGCACGAGAGTCGTGGTTTATTGATCCAGGTCCTTGCGTTTTTCGCCTATCCCAAGGACAATCGCGCCCGAATTTAAGAAGGAACAACGAAGCAGGCACCCGCACCAAAACCCCGACCCGATTCCCAATCCACTAGCAAGAGGACACTTTCAATGAATATCAAGACTGTTGCCGCTGGTATCGCCCTGATCGCAGCCACCACCCTCACCGGCTGTGCCAGCACCACCGACATCGAGAGCCTGAAGAGCCAGATCGCTCAGGCGCAGAGCACCGCCGACGGCGCCGCGACCAAGGCCGATGCCGCCGCAGCCGACGCCGCAGCCGCCAAGGCTGCCGCCGCCAACGCTCAGGCCACCGCCAACGAGGCCAAGGCCAAGGCCGAGGAAACCGACGCCAAGATCAATCGCATGTTCAAGAAGACGATGTACAAGTAAGACCCAGTATCAGTGCCGTACCAGGACCGGGGCCTCGTGCCCCGGTTTTTTTTTGGGACTTCAGCGGGATCGGACGGTCAGGTCGTTGCGCGAGATGACCACCGGCAGGCCGCGCTGTTCATGTACCGCGCGGTTGATCGCCTCGCCGCTGATCGGTACCGGGCGTTTCTTCAACGCCGCTTCGACCACATCCAGTGCCGTGTTCATCAAGGCCGTCTTACCGGCGATGTCCTCCTCCAACGGCGGGTGGACCTCCATATAGAGCATACCCGCGAACCAGCCGACCTTGACCGGCTGATTCACGATCTGTACCGGCGTACCGACCGGGACCTCCTGGTAGATGATCTCAATGTCCTCGGGATACATGCGCAGGCAGCCGTGGGTGACACGCATACCGACGCCCCAGGGCTTGTCGGTGCCGTGGATCAGATAGCCGGGAATGTTCAGCCGCAGTGCGAACTGGCCCAGCGGATTGTTGGGTCCAGGCGGGACGTACTCCGGCAGCGTCTCGCCGCGCGCGGCGGCCTCGGCCCGGATGGATTGGGGCGGTCGCCACGCCGGATCCTTCTGCTTGGACGCGACCTTCGCCTGCCCGAGCGGCGTCGCCCAGTCCATCCGGCCGACGCTGACCGGATAGGTCTTCACGACCCGTGGCTCGTCCTTCCTGGCCGGCGGATAAAAGTACACACGCATCTCCGGTACATTCAGGACCACGCCGTCGCGCGGTGCGTCCGGCAGGATATAGCGTGTCGGCAGCAGTACCGGCGTGCCGTCGCCCGGCAGCCAGCGATCGACATCCGGGTTGGCGATGACAATCTCGTCATGGCCGAGATGATAGCGGCGGGCAATATCCAGCAGCGTATCTTCGTGTTGGGCGTGAATGGTACGCACCTGACCGACGAGGTCGACGTCCGTGGGCGGCAGGGGGAGGGTCTCGGCGGACACCGGCACGGCCACACCTCCCAGCGCGAGCGTGAGCAGCAAGTGACGGAGTCGAATGGCGTGGCGGGTCAGGGACATCGGCAATCTGAAGGCTTCGCTATCAAAGAAGGCAGGGGGCCAACGGGGCCTTGCACGCTCCCAATGATCAGGGACGGGGCTGCATTCTACGGTATGGCGGGCCCGACACAACCCCTCTGCCCGCCGGGCACGGGGCCGGCACGGGCTCAGCCGCCCGGTTCCAACCCCGCCTCGGCGACGCGTCCCTGGTCAGCAGCCCGGGCGTGATCCCGCGCCAGCACCAGGTACACCGCCGGGACGACGAACAGCGTGAACAGCGTGCCGACACCGAGTCCCGTGGCGACCACCAGGCCGATGTCGAAGCGGCTTACCGCACCCGGACCGCTGGCGGTGAGCAGCGGAAACATGGCGACGATCATGGATACCGTGGTCATGAGGATCGGGCGCAGGCGGATACTGGAGGCCTTCTCCACCGCCGCACGCTTGTCCAGGCCCTCGTGTATCTGCAACTGGTTGGCGAACTCGACGATGAGAATACCGTTCTTGGTGATCAACCCGATGAGCGTGATCAGTCCCACCTGGGTGTAGATATTGATCGTCGCCAGGCCCATGGTCATGAAGATCAACGCACCGGCGATGGACATGGGCACCGACACCAGGATGATG carries:
- the infB gene encoding translation initiation factor IF-2 codes for the protein MSEVTVKQFAEVVGIPVDRLLAQLGDAGLQKSSADETINEEEKLELLTFLRKSHGKAAGEPIMVAEPKKITLRRKTHSELKVPTGQGRTAATKTVAVEVRRKRTYVKRSAVVAEEQKRIDEEAAERARLEQEEAEQRAAEEARRNAEEQRRREQEEAEQRARDEVALTKSTEETSRKTELERHLADEAARLKAEEEARVKEAAEKEKEKEKAGGRKAKRTGADEDRRSRYGRKELHVAADMAGRRKKKRAPTRGVSLAGSDRHGFERPTAPVIREVTIPESISVSELAQKMSLKAADLIKALMKMGTMVTINQTLDQETAAILVEDMGHKVKLLKENELEAQLVLSGETEGEQVARSPVVTIMGHVDHGKTSLLDYIRRTKVASGEAGGITQHVGAYHVDTPRGTITFLDTPGHAAFSAMRARGAQITDIVILVVAADDGVMPQTEEAIQHAKAAGVPIVVAINKVDKPEADIDRVKNELVKREVIPEDWGGDTQFVPVSAKTGDGIDNLLEAILLQAEVLELTAVEDCPANGVIIESSLDRGRGPVATVLVRNGVLKKGDVILSGQEWGRVRAMFDENGRPIQEAGPVMPVVVLGLSGTPNAGDDVVVVSDERKAREVALFRQGKLRDVKLARQQQAKLEDVFSHMGEGETLDLNLVIKADVQGSLEALRDSLSKLSTDEVRVRVVAGGVGGINESDVNLALASKAIMIGFNVRADAAARRLVEEQGVDLHYYSVIYTAIDDVKKAINGMLSPEIREEIIGLAEVRDVFRSSKFGAVAGCMVVDGVVRRSAPIRVLRNNVVVFEGELESLRRHKDDVSEVRAGTECGIGVKNYNDVQPGDQIEVFQRSEVARTI
- the nusA gene encoding transcription termination factor NusA, producing MNKEILLVADAVSNEKGVDKDVIFEAIEAALASATKKRHGGEIDARVQIDRQTGDYDTFRRWLVVDDEDEEFESPDRQVLYARAQQLRPGIQVGEYIEEPIPSEAFGRIAAQTAKQVIVQKVREAEREQVVEAYSDRIGDLVTGIVKRVERGNVYLDLGGNAEALVAREDMIPRESVRLGDRLRGYLRDVRSEPRGPQLFVTRVAPQFLIELFKIEVPEIGQGLIEILGAARDPGLRAKIAVKSNDPRIDPVGACVGMRGSRVQAVSNELAGERIDIILWNENAAQFVINAMSPAEVMSIVVDEDEHSMDLAIAEEQLSQAIGRGGQNVRLASQLTGWELNVMTEQQAEQKSEAEAQSLQQLFMEQLDVDEDLAVILVQEGFSSIEEVAYVPAAELLEVEEFDEDMVDELRGRARDVLLTRAIVQESLGDSGPAEDLLNLDGMDPKLAHTLASRGVVTQEDLAELAVDELMDIEGMDEDRAAALIMAARAPWFAEEQQG
- the rimP gene encoding ribosome maturation factor RimP, whose amino-acid sequence is MRQDPFNLRVLLEPAVTALACELVGIEYRPSGKHGLLRVYIDKPGGVTIDDCSAVSYQVSGLLDVEDPVPGNYTLEVSSPGLDRPLFQAQDFERFTGREVKLRTRFPVDGQRNFKGLLQGLHEQQVVIEQQDGTRVSLSLDQVEQARLVPDL
- a CDS encoding L,D-transpeptidase, translating into MHCRPSPSRSRARRNPLQWLRVWLLAGLTGLLAVAPAWAQTPHESDEIWLEVDTSQLLLRIMRGDQILHTFEDIAIGRYGTTRDKRRLDGRTPLGEFRISRINNESSFRRFYGFDYPHLEQAERALQAGDLDPSAYVAIRNAVRSRRLPPQTTVLGGYLGIHGLGTGDPEVHENFNWTNGCIALTNEQIDRLAEWVGLGTRVVVY
- a CDS encoding L,D-transpeptidase family protein, translated to MSLTRHAIRLRHLLLTLALGGVAVPVSAETLPLPPTDVDLVGQVRTIHAQHEDTLLDIARRYHLGHDEIVIANPDVDRWLPGDGTPVLLPTRYILPDAPRDGVVLNVPEMRVYFYPPARKDEPRVVKTYPVSVGRMDWATPLGQAKVASKQKDPAWRPPQSIRAEAAARGETLPEYVPPGPNNPLGQFALRLNIPGYLIHGTDKPWGVGMRVTHGCLRMYPEDIEIIYQEVPVGTPVQIVNQPVKVGWFAGMLYMEVHPPLEEDIAGKTALMNTALDVVEAALKKRPVPISGEAINRAVHEQRGLPVVISRNDLTVRSR